The Trachemys scripta elegans isolate TJP31775 chromosome 6, CAS_Tse_1.0, whole genome shotgun sequence genome includes a window with the following:
- the C6H9orf40 gene encoding uncharacterized protein C9orf40 homolog, whose product MAKRHAEPLVCHVPWKRFLPEPPPLLRAPGRRPRDGPELWSPVRAVPGDPDKKRKLEEAEAPPGKRPGLKGNRRGGEPGDPASPGGRRQQQRGGDVGPRAEQAMRAGGVGLGARSPDPRGEERGTEEHEEEFWQYNSFQYWRAPLPAIDLSVILDLDGENMTDARTTSRTEIIETEMET is encoded by the exons ATGGCCAAGCGACACGCGGAGCCGCTAGTGTGTCACGTGCCCTGGAAGCGTTTCCTACCCGAACCGCCTCCGCTGCTCCGCGCGCCCGGGAGGCGCCCGCGGGACGGCCCCGAGCTGTGGAGCCCTGTCCGCGCGGTACCTGGGGACCCTGACAAGAAGCGGAAACTGGAGGAGGCCGAGGCGCCTCCGGGGAAGCGGCCTGGACTCAAGGGCAACAGGCGCGGGGGGGAGCCCGGAGACCCCGCCAGcccgggagggaggaggcagcagcagcgcggGGGAGACGTAGGGCCCCGGGCGGAACAGGCGATGCGGGCAGGCGGTGTCGGCTTGGGGGCGCGAAGCCCGGATCCTCGGGGGGAAGAGCGGGGAACCGAGGAG CATGAGGAAGAATTTTGGCAATACAACTCATTCCAGTACTGGAGAGCACCGTTACCTGCTATTGATCTGTCTGTCATTCTGGACTTAGATGGGGAGAATATGACAGATGCCAGAACTACTTCCAGGACTGAAATCATAGAGACTGAAATGGAGACCTGA